The Gopherus evgoodei ecotype Sinaloan lineage unplaced genomic scaffold, rGopEvg1_v1.p scaffold_34_arrow_ctg1, whole genome shotgun sequence genome window below encodes:
- the SPRED3 gene encoding sprouty-related, EVH1 domain-containing protein 3, whose product MLRVRAVVMTRDDSSGGWVPMGGGGLSHVMIGKVRRPEEGGRRRQYLICGERLRDQTTILECVLKKDLVYNKVNPIFHHWKVGDSKFGLTFQSPADAAAFERSVQAALEELAEGSLSSSSSSSSSSQDDADRTDDAGLMHTDSESSSNSRKEMLPKHITIVTSESSSSCYIRSPASEEFAFSTAQGSTPTSQGGQVQTQPLQHVTLHDEEELESINPCKDLWVSKGYEDYRRAAVQKREADADKVGMCVHFEKGSKECRFPAAGGGGEGRLRDPKGSPSCRIHAAPSPPKQKHAKEPGASGGAGSEEDAVPSRCVYCRDVFNHEENGRGQCQDAPDPIGRCVYQLTCMWCAESMLYHCMSDSEGEYSDPCSCDPGHPHFCVRWMALVALSLVVPCMCCYLPLRACHWCGEHCGCCGGKHKAVR is encoded by the exons ATGCTTCGGGTGCGAGCTGTGGTGATGACCCGAGACGACTCGAGCGGGGGATGGGTGCCCATGGGCGGGGGCGGCCTGAGCCACGTCATGATCGGCAAGGTCCGGCGCCCAGAGGAGGGCGGGCGACGGCGCCAATACCTGATCTGCGGGGAGCGCCTGCGCGACCAGACC ACCATCCTGGAGTGCGTGCTGAAGAAGGACCTTGTCTACAACAAGGTGAACCCCATCTTCCACCACTGGAAAGTCGGTGACAGCAAGTTCGGCCTGACCTTCCAGAGCCCCGCCGATGCCGCAGCCTTCGAGCGGAGCGTGCAGGCCGCCCTGGAGGAGCTCGCCGAAG gttctctctcctcctcctcctcctcttcttcctcgtcTCAGGATGACGCCGACAGGACGGATGATGCAGGGTTG ATGCACACGGACAGCGAATCCTCCTCGAACAGCCGGAAGGAAATGCTCCCCAAACACATCACCATTGTGACCAGCGAGTCCTCCTCCAGCTGCTACATCCGCTCGCCTGCCTCGGAGGAGTTTGCCTTCAGCACGGCCCAGGGGTCCACGCCAACCAGCCAGGGAGGACAG GTGCAgacccagcccctgcagcacgTGACCCTGCATGAcgaggaggagctggagagcaTCAACCCGTGCAAGGACCTGTGGGTGAGCAAGGGCTATGAGGACTACAGGCGGGCGGCGGTGCAGAAGCGGGAAGCCGACGCCGACAAGGTCGGCATGTGCGTGCACTTCGAGAAGGGCAGCAAGGAGTGCCGCTTCCCGGCAGCGGGGGGAGGCGGCGAGGGCCGCCTCAGAGACCCCAAGGGTTCCCCGTCCTGCCGGATCCACGCCGCCCCTTCACCCCCCAAGCAGAAGCACGCCAAGGAGCCGGGGGCCAGTGGCGGGGCGGGCTCGGAGGAAGACGCTGTGCCCTCCCGCTGCGTCTATTGCCGGGACGTCTTTAACCATGAGGAAAACGGGCGGGGCCAGTGCCAGGACGCGCCGGACCCCATCGGGCGCTGCGTCTACCAGCTCACCTGCATGTGGTGTGCCGAGAGCATGCTCTACCACTGCATGTCGGACTCGGAGGGCGAGTACTCGGACCCTTGCTCCTGCGACCCGGGACACCCGCACTTCTGCGTCCGCTGGATGGCGCTGGTGGCTCTCTCCCTCGTCGTGCCCTGCATGTGCTGCTACCTGCCGCTCCGCGCGTGCCACTGGTGCGGGGAGCACTGTGGCTGCTGCGGTGGGAAACACAAGGCCGTGCGGTGA
- the FAM98C gene encoding protein FAM98C: MERRAAGSLGPLSEENFLCLAEAGVQSPEFTALCAQLVAELRALCPLEEDVSPTSGPEDAETFQIELSGLLQELHCPYTALTTGDVTARLGSAHSCLQLLYFLSSELQAARLLSWKRPPSPRQGAGANAARRELRLISQALGRPEPAPTCPIPQLLEDIKSKVAEALSALPAGHQEMAPLLRAPLTARQWEALEGIRQALCAEYECRKRMMMTRFSVTLQSFHWSERAKAQSAALLAAVSPLRQAESVASGVTLARLLAAREDASRIVSTSSGRCRHRTSCAINKVLMGGVPDRGGRPKEIEPPMPTWEKRREGGGGQQRWGRRGKKKK; the protein is encoded by the exons ATGGAGCGCCGGGCGGCTGG GTCCCTGGGGCCACTCTCTGAGGAGAACTTCCTGTGCCTGGCCGAGGCCGGGGTGCAGAGCCCCGAGTTCACCGCGCTCTGCGCCCAGCTGGTGGCGGAGCTccgagccctctgccccctggaGGAGGACGTCAGTCCCACCAGCG GCCCTGAAGATGCTGAGACCTTCCAGATTGAGCTGAGCGGGCTGCTGCAGGAGCTGCACTGCCCCTACACTGCGCTCACCACAGGGGATGTGACTGCCCGGCTGGGCAGCGCCCACagctgcctccagctgctgt ACTTCCTGAGCTCGGAGCTGCAAGCCGCCCGGCTCCTGAGCTGGAAACGCCCCCCTTCGCCGCGGCAGGGAGCGGGGGCCAACGCTGCCCGGCGGGAGCTGCGGCTCATCAGCCAGGCGCTGGGCCGGCCGGAGCCGGCCCcgacctgccccatcccccagctcctggaggacaTAAAATCCAAG GTAGCGGAGGCCCTGTCTGCGCTGCCTGCCGGCCACCAGGAAATGGCGCCGCTGCTGAGGGCGCCGCTGACGGCTCGACAGTGG GAAGCACTGGAGGGGATCCGGCAAGCCCTGTGTGCCGAGTACGAATGCCGGAAGCGCATGATGATGACGCGCTTCAGCGTCACCCTGCAGTCCTTCCACTGGTCTGAGAGGGCCAAG GCCCAGAGTGCCGCCCTGCTGGCCGCCGTGTCCCCGCTGCGGCAGGCTGAGTCGGTCGCCTCCGGCGTCACCCTGGCCCGGCTGCTGGCCGCCCGCGAGGACGCCTCGCGCATCGTCAGCACCAGCAGCGGGCGCTGCCGCCATCGGACCAGCTGCGCCATCAACAAG GTGCTGATGGGCGGCGTCCCGGACCGAGGGGGCCGCCCCAAGGAGATCGAGCCCCCTATGCCCACCTGGGAGAAGAGGCGAGAAGGGGGGGGAGGCCAGCAGCGCTGGGGCCGACGGGGCAAGAAGAAGAAATGA